GTCTCAGCGCCGTGCCAACGCCGTCACTGAAGTATTAACACAGCAATATGGCATCGAGTCCAGTCGCCTCAAAGCTGTGGGATTTGGCTACAACAGCCCGGTTGACCCAAGTGACACCCCTGAAGCACACGATAAAAACCGTCGGGTAATCGCGGAGATTGTTGGAGACGACACTACTGCCGACATGAAGTGGAACATATATACTGTCGACCAGGAAGTGAAATAACATTTGAATCAATAGCATGAAAGGCGGACAAACGTTTACCCAAACAATGCTTAAGGTCTGCCAACACAGCCTGTTGGCAACGGCCATATTGGGAACTTGTCTGTTTGCCCAGTCCAGTACACAGCTGGACAGGAGCAAAATCGTTTCCACTCTGGAGAGCAAATATGGCCCCAGGGCCGGGAAGCGCGCCAATGCTTGGTTTCAAGTGGTTGACTCGGCCCAAGGGCTGAGCGAAATGGAAAAGCTGACGAAGGTGAACACTTTTTTTAATCTGTTCACCTTCGTCGACGACATTAAATTGTGGGGCGATTCCAACTATTGGGCAACACCCATGGAGTTTATCGGGGTTGCCGGTGGCGATTGTGAGGACTTTTCCATCGCCAAGTATTTTACCCTGCTGCAACTCGGTATACCGGACGAGAAGCTCAGGATCACCATGGTAAAGGCAACCTCAGTCAATCAATACCACATGGTGCTGGCCTACTACGAAACACCGGGGTCCGTACCACTGGTACTCGATAATCTGGATAAGCAAATCAAGCCGGCAACAGCCAGGCGAGATCTGCTGCCTGTTTATAGTTTTAACGGTAAACAACTGTGGTTAAACAAAGAAAAGGGACGGGGTGTGCTCGCGGGCTCTTCCTCGCGGCTGGAAAAATGGACCGATTTGACCCACAGACTAGGGGTTGAACGGCTCAGGCAACCCAAGATGAGATTGGAGTAACTAACGATATGACACTGTTTCGACAGCTGTATTCGCTATTGTTTGGTCTGTTTTTATTGGTAATCACCGCCTTGGCTTATGTGCAATTCACAGAAACC
This portion of the Shewanella amazonensis SB2B genome encodes:
- a CDS encoding transglutaminase-like cysteine peptidase, which produces MKGGQTFTQTMLKVCQHSLLATAILGTCLFAQSSTQLDRSKIVSTLESKYGPRAGKRANAWFQVVDSAQGLSEMEKLTKVNTFFNLFTFVDDIKLWGDSNYWATPMEFIGVAGGDCEDFSIAKYFTLLQLGIPDEKLRITMVKATSVNQYHMVLAYYETPGSVPLVLDNLDKQIKPATARRDLLPVYSFNGKQLWLNKEKGRGVLAGSSSRLEKWTDLTHRLGVERLRQPKMRLE